The following are encoded together in the Primulina tabacum isolate GXHZ01 chromosome 18, ASM2559414v2, whole genome shotgun sequence genome:
- the LOC142532538 gene encoding putative protein phosphatase 2C 33: MGSCLSGESRGSPLPGSPIGVRKRKGSKRRLGSRNSSFDFRAEEQLRRTPGRLFLNGSSEIASLFTQQGKKGTNQDAMIVWENFGSRTDTVFCGVFDGHGPYGHMVAKQVRDSLPLKLSAHWEVNIKSDEVLREVSLNTAGSLGTGDNSSVSADEEARASIDVDEYGKNSEVFQTLKDSFLKAFKVMDRELRMYANIDCFCSGTTAVTLVKRGRDLVIGNVGDSRAVLGTRDENNALFGVQLTVDLKPNLPAEEERIRKCKGRVFSLQDEPEVSRVWLPNNDSPGLAMARAFGDFCLKDFGLISVPEIFYRRVTDKDEFIVLATDGIWDVLSNEQVVDIVASCPTRSYAARTLVESAVRCWRSKYPTSKVDDCAVVCLFLDSNETIRSISKSKENIPSPEKGPTGLNRSGTVRTGGDEAHEYGDGEGPEAAEGDEMVNIETGKEWLALEGVSRVNTLLTLPRYVPGKEDKKDSKVKK, translated from the exons ATGGGGTCCTGCTTGTCCGGTGAAAGCAGGGGCAGCCCTCTTCCTGGTTCTCCTATTGGAGTTAGAAAGAGGAAGGGCTCGAAAAGGAGACTAGGCTCTCGAAATTCATCCTTTGATTTTAGGGCGGAAGAACAACTTCGTCGGACGCCTGGGCGGCTGTTCTTGAATGGTTCGAGTGAGATTGCTTCACTGTTTACCCAGCAGGGAAAAAAAGGAACCAATCAAGATGCCATGATTGTTTGGGAG AACTTTGGCTCAAGGACAGACACGGTTTTCTGTGGGGTTTTTGATGGGCATGGTCCTTACGGTCATATGGTCGCAAAGCAAGTTCGAGATTCTCTTCCTCTTAAGCTAAGTGCACACTGGGAAGTTAATATAAAAAGCGATGAAGTTCTTAGAGAGGTCAGTTTAAATACTGCTGGTAGTTTAGGCACTGGAGATAATTCCTCTGTTTCTGCTGATGAGGAAGCTAGAGCTTCTATTGATGTTGATGAATATGGCAAGAATTCTGAAGTCTTTCAGACATTGAAAGATTCTTTTCTGAAGGCTTTTAAGGTAATGGATAGGGAATTGAGAATGTATGCAAATATTGATTGCTTCTGCAGTGGAACAACGGCTGTGACTCTGGTGAAACGG GGCCGGGATCTTGTTATTGGAAATGTCGGGGACTCAAGGGCTGTGTTGGGTACGAGAGATGAAAATAATGCACTTTTTGGAGTCCAATTGACTGTTGATCTAAAACCTAATCTTCCAG CTGAAGAAGAGAGGATACGCAAATGTAAAGGACGTGTTTTCTCCCTTCAGGATGAACCTGAGGTTTCAAGAGTGTGGCTGCCAAACAATGACTCTCCTGGCCTTGCTATGGCACGTGCATTTGGTGATTTTTGTCTCAAGGACTTTGGTCTTATCTCGGTGCCCGAAATTTTTTACAGGCGCGTCACCGATAAGGATGAATTCATAGTATTAGCAACCGATGGG ATTTGGGATGTTCTTTCGAACGAACAAGTGGTGGACATTGTCGCTTCCTGCCCCACACGTTCATACGCGGCTCGGACTCTTGTGGAGTCGGCGGTGAGGTGTTGGCGTTCCAAGTATCCAACTTCCAAGGTCGATGACTGTGCTGTTGTTTGCCTTTTCCTCGACTCAAACGAGACCATACGCTCGATATCCAAATCCAAGGAAAATATCCCATCACCGGAAAAAGGTCCAACTGGGCTGAACCGTTCTGGTACGGTCAGAACCGGGGGGGATGAGGCACATGAATATGGAGATGGGGAAGGTCCAGAAGCAGCAGAAGGCGACGAAATGGTGAATATCGAAACGGGAAAAGAGTGGTTGGCTCTTGAAGGCGTCTCTCGGGTAAACACTCTGCTGACCTTGCCCAGGTATGTGCCCGGCAAAGAAGACAAAAAAGATAGTAAAGTTAAGAAATAA
- the LOC142533975 gene encoding uncharacterized protein LOC142533975 → MESNHTGDSSRSSPSAPLINRNQEIYHRPSSSSSSSFHVDQHENIVLTNRGGGGGGGGERSNMMISIAERRAAKCGFNVRNMNVQPRFLIRTPHKPPPHSTSPSTLLGSPYFTVPPGISPSALLDSPEMLPNAQGAQLSPTTGTFQFPSPNHDRLKLKWKLAANGNTDPCSVANNYIRPHNKAVEEYFEHPVDLQENKKKECLEKQQKGAYFPKEVTEDGYYWRKYGQKHVKGSEYPRSYYKCTHTSCLVKKKVERSHDGHITEIVYKGSHNHAKPQPLKRFGVDVLEINNEIAGSTLTRNIGLDSSAGPNGAAYTSNPSIQSTYSFKSDPLPTLMKDFEAQEFNVVEDQDVESTESISFHDDDNDQNDESDSKKRKRESFSIETNVSRSTREPRVVVQIESEIDILDDGYRWRKYGQKVVKGNPNPRSYYKCTNPGCPVRKHVERAANDLKSVITTYEGKHSHDVPMVAVAAAASTRNTGTGLVLEADHRLPRAPNSVSDFFSSATSNNVSKQSKQLVQHLPPPLYDFNKTKSFIYNYNDHNLITRSNSHTASTTTGNNLLNFGSSSANYPVSFPPFHYGSLLMNGNFIKNYPTNYTSLYPISTSATHLPEYMSTMNPIQAAGSAVNCGNFHIGNYGHVACNQGQEIRECHGKVMKPKEEKRDEGDHIYDACLSIPNHGNGIM, encoded by the exons ATGGAGTCGAATCATACCGGCGACAGCTCTAGATCATCACCATCAGCTCCGTTAATCAACAGAAATCAAGAAATATATCATAGGCCGTCTTCGTCATCATCGTCATCGTTTCACGTAGATCAGCATGAGAATATTGTTTTGACAAATAGGGGTGGCGGCGGAGGAGGCGGAGGTGAGCGGAGTAACATGATGATTAGCATCGCAGAGAGGAGGGCCGCGAAATGTGGTTTCAATGTTCGGAATATGAACGTGCAGCCACGATTCCTGATCAGGACACCACACAAGCCACCTCCGCATTCGACGTCACCGTCGACGCTGCTAGGCTCGCCGTATTTCACGGTGCCACCTGGAATTAGTCCCTCCGCCTTGCTCGACTCCCCTGAGATGCTACCAAATGCTCAG ggggCACAGCTATCTCCAACCACTGGAACCTTTCAATTTCCATCACCTAATCACGACAGATTAAAGCTGAAATGGAAACTTGCTGCCAATGGGAATACGGATCCTTGTTCAGTGGCCAACAATTACATAAGGCCTCACAACAAA GCAGTTGAGGAATACTTTGAACATCCAGTGGATTTgcaagaaaataagaaaaaagagTGCCTGGAAAAGCAACAGAAGGGGGCATATTTTCCTAAAGAAGTGACAGAAGATGGGTACTACTGGAGGAAATATGGCCAGAAACATGTGAAAGGGAGTGAATATCCAAGGAGTTATTACAAATGCACCCACACAAGCTGCCTGGTCAAGAAGAAGGTGGAGCGATCCCACGACGGCCATATTACAGAAATCGTGTACAAGGGCTCTCACAATCACGCAAAACCTCAGCCGTTGAAGCGGTTTGGTGTCGATGTACTGGAGATCAATAATGAAATCGCGGGTTCAACGTTAACTAGGAATATAGGGTTGGATTCATCGGCTGGTCCGAACGGGGCCGCGTACACTTCTAATCCATCGATTCAGAGTACTTATAGTTTTAAATCTGATCCACTACCTACATTGATGAAAGATTTCGAAGCTCAAGAATTTAATGTCGTTGAGGATCAAGATGTGGAAAGCACTGAAAGCATATCCTTCCATGATGACGACAATGATCAGAACGATGAATCTGATTCCAAAAAAAG GAAGAGGGAGAGCTTTTCGATTGAGACAAATGTATCGAGGTCCACTCGGGAGCCACGAGTTGTCGTCCAGATAGAGAGTGAGATTGATATTCTTGATGATGGATATCGGTGGAGGAAATACGGACAGAAGGTTGTTAAAGGAAATCCTAACCCGAG AAGCTATTATAAGTGCACGAACCCCGGTTGTCCTGTGCGGAAGCATGTTGAAAGGGctgcaaatgatttaaaatcTGTCATTACAACATACGAGGGGAAACATAGCCATGATGTGCCTATGGTGGCGGTGGCAGCAGCAGCTTCGACCAGAAATACGGGCACGGGACTTGTCCTGGAAGCAGATCATCGGCTGCCACGAGCTCCTAACAGCGTTTCGGATTTTTTTTCATCAGCAACCTCGAACAATGTGTCGAAACAAAGCAAGCAATTAGTTCAGCATCTTCCTCCGCCATTGTATGATTTCAACAAAACAAAGTCATTCATCTACAATTACAACGATCATAACCTGATCACGAGGTCTAACTCCCATACGGCTTCAACTACAACTGGGAATAATCTCCTCAACTTCGGATCTTCTTCGGCTAATTATCCAGTGTCCTTTCCTCCATTTCACTATGGCTCTCTTCTAATGAATGGAAATTTCATCAAGAACTATCCCACGAATTATACTAGTCTTTACCCCATAAGTACTAGTGCAACACATTTACCGGAATATATGTCGACCATGAATCCTATTCAAGCTGCCGGATCAGCTGTCAATTGCGGCAACTTTCATATCGGAAATTACGGTCATGTAGCTTGTAATCAAGGGCAGGAAATCAGAGAATGCCATGGAAAAGTTATGAAACCGAAGGAGGAGAAAAGGGATGAGGGTGATCACATATATGATGCTTGTCTATCCATTCCTAATCATGGTAATGGAATAATGTAG
- the LOC142533720 gene encoding protein METHYLENE BLUE SENSITIVITY 1-like, whose protein sequence is MTGKAKPKKHTAKEIASKVDAATTNRGGGRAGLADRSGQDKGGHAKLECPLCKITAPDMKSMQIHHEARHPKIPFDESSLSNLHAGAETSKPKPGVRGSLKK, encoded by the coding sequence ATGACTGGCAAGGCCAAGCCCAAGAAGCACACGGCCAAGGAGATCGCTTCCAAAGTCGACGCAGCTACAACCAACCGCGGTGGAGGGAGGGCGGGCCTCGCCGATCGTTCCGGACAGGATAAAGGCGGACACGCTAAACTCGAGTGTCCCCTCTGCAAGATCACTGCCCCCGACATGAAGTCTATGCAGATTCACCACGAAGCGCGCCATCCCAAGATCCCCTTTGACGAATCCTCGCTCAGCAATCTTCACGCCGGAGCCGAGACCTCCAAGCCTAAGCCCGGGGTTCGAGGCAGTCTCAAGAAGTGA
- the LOC142532903 gene encoding protein arginine N-methyltransferase 1.5-like isoform X1 — protein sequence MPLGDARGPKSDSSRFCGVETVFEDDVPNLFSFNLHGGFDFLVVPLMEPDYRPSIVDDDSSISSCLPFAGSDLVLSPSQWSSHIVGKISSWIDLDSEDETMRKDSEIALKQEISWASHLSLQACLLPTPKGTSFANYAKCLNQILQNLNSMQLWLRIPLKKSENVTETRNPDHKDEAHNDSWELWNSFQLLCEHHSQLSVALDILSSLPSASSVERWFGEPVRAAIVGTKSFLTNASGYPCLSKRHQSMITSFFNHSIQIVISGEPAHNLPVVASGSGADNHIDSNRRHPLRPYLDYIAHLYQKMIPLPEQECFEVGYRDYLQSPLQPLMDNLEAQTYETFEKDTVKYSQYQRAIAKALVDRVPDENASAVTTVLMVVGAGRGPLVRASLQAAEETERKLKVYAVEKNPNAVVTLHSLVKLEGWEDVVSIVSSDMRSWDAPEKADILVSELLGSFGDNELSPECLDGAQRFLKHDGISIPSSYTSFIQPVTASKLYNDIKSHKDLLHFETAYVVKFHRVARLAQTQPVFTFIHPEYSNKKSNQRYKKLHFDIPKDTGSALVHGFAGYFDATLYKDVRLGIEPSTSTPNMFSWFPVFFPLRTPVCVQPGIPLEVHFWRCSGSTKVWYEWCVTSPSATPLHNTNGRSYWVGL from the exons ATGCCTCTGGGTGATGCTAGAGGGCCCAAAAGCGACTCCTCCCGTTTCTGCGGTGTGGAGACGGTGTTCGAAGATGACGTGCCTAACCTCTTCTCCTTCAACCTCCATGGTGGGTTTGATTTTCTGGTTGTTCCTTTG ATGGAACCAGATTATAGGCCCAGCATAGTAGATGATGACAGCAGTATATCCAGTTGTCTACCCTTTGCTGGTTCAGACTTGGTTTTGAGCCCTTCGCAGTGGAGCAGTCATATTGTTG GTAAAATAAGCTCTTGGATTGACTTGGATTCTGAAGATGAGACAATGCGGAAGGATTCCGAAATTGCTTTGAAGCAAGAAATATCTTGGGCTTCTCACCTATCTTTACAG GCTTGCCTTCTACCTACACCCAAGGGAACTTCTTTTGCAAATTATGCCAAATGTCTGAATCAGATTTTGCAGAACTTGAACAGTATGCAG TTGTGGCTCAGAATTCCATTGAAGAAGTCTGAGAATGTCACAGAAACAAGGAATCCAGATCATAAG GATGAAGCTCATAATGATTCTTGGGAACTTTGGAATTCCTTTCAGCTTCTTTGTGAACATCATAGTCAATTATCAGTCGCACTTGATATTTT GTCCTCATTACCTTCCGCTTCTTCAGTGGAAAGATGGTTTGGAGAGCCTGTTAGGGCGGCCATTGTTGGTacaaaa TCTTTCTTAACCAATGCGAGTGGCTACCCCTGCCTCTCTAAACGTCACCAGAGTATGATTACATCATTTTTCAATCACTCAATTCAG ATAGTGATATCTGGTGAACCAGCACACAATTTACCTGTGGTTGCTTCAGGATCGGGTGCTGATAATCATATTGATA GTAATCGGAGACATCCTTTAAGACCATACTTGGATTATATTGCACATCTCTATCAAAAAATGATTCCTCTTCCTGAACAAGAATGCTTTGAG GTTGGGTACAGAGATTACCTCCAATCACCCTTGCAA CCCCTTATGGATAATTTAGAGGCTCAAACATACGAGACATTTGAAAAGGACACGGTTAAATATAGCCAG TATCAAAGAGCAATTGCTAAAGCTTTGGTGGATAGGGTTCCTGATGAAAATGCTTCTGCGGTGACAACT gtatTAATGGTTGTGGGTGCTGGACGAGGGCCTCTTGTCAGAGCGTCCTTACAG GCAGCTGAAGAAACTGAACGGAAATTAAAAGTCTATGCTGTCGAAAAAAATCCAAATGCAGTGGTAACACTTCAT AGTTTGGTCAAGCTGGAGGGCTGGGAAGATGTTGTCTCCATTGTTTCAAGTGACATGCGAAGTTGGGATGCTCCCGAGAAAGCTGACATATTG GTCAGTGAATTGCTGGGATCTTTTGGTGATAACGAGCTCTCGCCTGAGTGTCTTGATGGAGCCCAAAGGTTTTTGAAGCATGATGGGATCTCAATCCCCTCATC GTATACAAGTTTCATTCAACCTGTGACTGCTTCCAAACTCTACAATGAT ATCAAGTCACATAAAGATCTCTTGCACTTTGAAACTGCTTATGTTGTCAAGTTCCATCGAGTGGCAAGGCTTGCTCAAACCCAACCA GTTTTCACATTTATCCATCCAGAATACTCAAACAAGAAAAGCAATCAGCGATACAAAAAGCTACATTTTGATATTCCTAAAGACACTGGTTCAGCTTTGGTTCATG GATTTGCTGGTTATTTTGATGCTACACTGTACAAAGATGTTCGTCTTGGTATTGAACCGTCGACATCTACCCCAAACATGTTCAGCTG GTTCCCTGTATTTTTCCCATTGAGGACGCCTGTGTGTGTTCAACCTGGTATTCCTTTGGAAGTTCATTTTTGGCGATGCTCTGGCTCTACCAAG GTTTGGTACGAGTGGTGTGTGACTTCGCCTTCTGCCACACCTCTGCACAACACGAATGGTCGCTCATATTGGGTCGGGTTGTAA
- the LOC142532903 gene encoding protein arginine N-methyltransferase 5-like isoform X2 gives MRKDSEIALKQEISWASHLSLQACLLPTPKGTSFANYAKCLNQILQNLNSMQLWLRIPLKKSENVTETRNPDHKDEAHNDSWELWNSFQLLCEHHSQLSVALDILSSLPSASSVERWFGEPVRAAIVGTKSFLTNASGYPCLSKRHQSMITSFFNHSIQIVISGEPAHNLPVVASGSGADNHIDSNRRHPLRPYLDYIAHLYQKMIPLPEQECFEVGYRDYLQSPLQPLMDNLEAQTYETFEKDTVKYSQYQRAIAKALVDRVPDENASAVTTVLMVVGAGRGPLVRASLQAAEETERKLKVYAVEKNPNAVVTLHSLVKLEGWEDVVSIVSSDMRSWDAPEKADILVSELLGSFGDNELSPECLDGAQRFLKHDGISIPSSYTSFIQPVTASKLYNDIKSHKDLLHFETAYVVKFHRVARLAQTQPVFTFIHPEYSNKKSNQRYKKLHFDIPKDTGSALVHGFAGYFDATLYKDVRLGIEPSTSTPNMFSWFPVFFPLRTPVCVQPGIPLEVHFWRCSGSTKVWYEWCVTSPSATPLHNTNGRSYWVGL, from the exons ATGCGGAAGGATTCCGAAATTGCTTTGAAGCAAGAAATATCTTGGGCTTCTCACCTATCTTTACAG GCTTGCCTTCTACCTACACCCAAGGGAACTTCTTTTGCAAATTATGCCAAATGTCTGAATCAGATTTTGCAGAACTTGAACAGTATGCAG TTGTGGCTCAGAATTCCATTGAAGAAGTCTGAGAATGTCACAGAAACAAGGAATCCAGATCATAAG GATGAAGCTCATAATGATTCTTGGGAACTTTGGAATTCCTTTCAGCTTCTTTGTGAACATCATAGTCAATTATCAGTCGCACTTGATATTTT GTCCTCATTACCTTCCGCTTCTTCAGTGGAAAGATGGTTTGGAGAGCCTGTTAGGGCGGCCATTGTTGGTacaaaa TCTTTCTTAACCAATGCGAGTGGCTACCCCTGCCTCTCTAAACGTCACCAGAGTATGATTACATCATTTTTCAATCACTCAATTCAG ATAGTGATATCTGGTGAACCAGCACACAATTTACCTGTGGTTGCTTCAGGATCGGGTGCTGATAATCATATTGATA GTAATCGGAGACATCCTTTAAGACCATACTTGGATTATATTGCACATCTCTATCAAAAAATGATTCCTCTTCCTGAACAAGAATGCTTTGAG GTTGGGTACAGAGATTACCTCCAATCACCCTTGCAA CCCCTTATGGATAATTTAGAGGCTCAAACATACGAGACATTTGAAAAGGACACGGTTAAATATAGCCAG TATCAAAGAGCAATTGCTAAAGCTTTGGTGGATAGGGTTCCTGATGAAAATGCTTCTGCGGTGACAACT gtatTAATGGTTGTGGGTGCTGGACGAGGGCCTCTTGTCAGAGCGTCCTTACAG GCAGCTGAAGAAACTGAACGGAAATTAAAAGTCTATGCTGTCGAAAAAAATCCAAATGCAGTGGTAACACTTCAT AGTTTGGTCAAGCTGGAGGGCTGGGAAGATGTTGTCTCCATTGTTTCAAGTGACATGCGAAGTTGGGATGCTCCCGAGAAAGCTGACATATTG GTCAGTGAATTGCTGGGATCTTTTGGTGATAACGAGCTCTCGCCTGAGTGTCTTGATGGAGCCCAAAGGTTTTTGAAGCATGATGGGATCTCAATCCCCTCATC GTATACAAGTTTCATTCAACCTGTGACTGCTTCCAAACTCTACAATGAT ATCAAGTCACATAAAGATCTCTTGCACTTTGAAACTGCTTATGTTGTCAAGTTCCATCGAGTGGCAAGGCTTGCTCAAACCCAACCA GTTTTCACATTTATCCATCCAGAATACTCAAACAAGAAAAGCAATCAGCGATACAAAAAGCTACATTTTGATATTCCTAAAGACACTGGTTCAGCTTTGGTTCATG GATTTGCTGGTTATTTTGATGCTACACTGTACAAAGATGTTCGTCTTGGTATTGAACCGTCGACATCTACCCCAAACATGTTCAGCTG GTTCCCTGTATTTTTCCCATTGAGGACGCCTGTGTGTGTTCAACCTGGTATTCCTTTGGAAGTTCATTTTTGGCGATGCTCTGGCTCTACCAAG GTTTGGTACGAGTGGTGTGTGACTTCGCCTTCTGCCACACCTCTGCACAACACGAATGGTCGCTCATATTGGGTCGGGTTGTAA